Proteins encoded together in one Apis cerana isolate GH-2021 linkage group LG4, AcerK_1.0, whole genome shotgun sequence window:
- the LOC108000027 gene encoding probable DNA mismatch repair protein Msh6: MSKVNTLYNYFTSPKTPKTPKQSNNKQISDEKPTTPKRARGQLNKVKTPSKGKENKNLEDRKRIYKDDEEEEKEKSEPIQTKKRRLIIPDEESGEDSGDEFKPDLDDESEESDSVSEGVSESEPPTASEEESPEKKRKLVNSIGKKSQKGAKKNFKEDKKESKLQQQNQSQGSNNVIDSWPHLKYDFLQPNKIRDINKKSPNDSNYDPKTLYVPLDFLNQQTPAMRQWWELKSKHFDCVLFFKLGKFYELYHMDAVIGVNELHLTYMRGEFAHSGFPEIGYGRFSASLIERGYKVARVEQTENPDMMAQRVSNMIRPTKFDKVVKREICQITSKGTRVYTPQDIEPSTPNSNYLLSVIEKCPSGSNISHYGVCFLDTTIGDFYLGQFEDDRCNSRLLTLLAHYPPVHVVYERGNLSQKTLQIFNNNLAACIKESLLRESQFWSSSTTLKNLHEGDYFKKSNSEFQWPTGLQSYLSKSDSLGLTPAEDKELAVHALGGCIYLLKEYLLEQQLLAQGRFKTYVPPDFSNKTFEASKFANNMVLDAITINNLRIFGEGSLIKTLDRCCTAFGKRLLREWICRPSCRKDVIIERQEAIQELIDHSEAVQTTRSILAGLPDLERLLSKIHAQGNPAKQNNHPDGRAIMFEGQTYSKKRIIDFITTLNGFEDVLKIIALFEDFCSTLISKCTKVEPDGEFPSLRESLDYFKTAFDHEEAKKVGCIVPKKGVDSEYDSVLMELEEIKKDSEQYLEKQKKHFGVKITFHGSDKKRYQIEIPDSQTKKVGAGFELQSQRKGYKRYYTAESKELLSRQINAEEHRDKVLKDLNRRIFAQFSEKYDMWSMAVYKLSVLDVLISLTEYAFSGDMCVPEINDGTNEKIFIDIRDGRHPCIISDTFIPNDTLLATENFAPFMILTGPNMGGKSTLMRQVALLTIMAQIGSYVPASSCRLTLVDRIFTRLGANDDILAGQSTFLVELSETSAILQHATPYSLVLLDELGRGTSTYDGTAIAAAVVNALTKLNCRTLFSTHYHSLVEDYKNNKKITLAHMACMVENEEQDKVSQETVTFLYKLSEGACPKSYGFNAARLGGVPAIITSRAHEISKKLEQETNRKHFFTILCKANGSTIRDLIAAM; encoded by the exons atgtcGAAAgtgaatacattatataattattttacatcgcCTAAAACTCCTAAAACACCTaaacaatcaaataataaacagATATCTGATGAAAAACCTACAACACCGAAAAGAGCAAGGGGACAATTGAACAAAG TTAAAACTCCAAGTAAaggcaaagaaaataaaaatcttgaagatagaaaaagaatatacaaagatgatgaagaagaagaaaaggaaaaaagtgaaccaattcaaacaaaaaagcgaagattaattattcctGATGAAGAATCTGGAGAAGATTCTGGAGATGAATTTAAGCCTG accTAGATGATGAATCAGAAGAATCTGATTCAGTATCTGAAGGAGTTAGTGAAAGTGAACCACCAACCGCAAGTGAAGAAGAAAGTCCAGAG aaGAAACGGAAACTTGTTAAttctattggaaaaaaatcgcaaaaaggtgcaaaaaaaaatttcaaagaa gataaaaaagaatcaaaactTCAACAACAAAATCAATCCCAAGGTTCAAATAATGTTATAGATTCTTGGCCACATTTAAAGTATGATTTTCTTCAACCAAATAAAATacgagatattaataaaaaatcaccaAATGATTCAAATTATGATCCTAAAACTCTATATGTTCCTTTGGATTTTTTGAATCAACAAACTCCA gCTATGAGACAATGGTgggaattgaaaagtaaacaCTTTGATTgtgttcttttctttaaactaggaaaattttatgaattatatcatATGGATGCTGTAATAGGTGTTAATGAACTTCATCTTACCTATATGAGA ggAGAATTTGCACATTCGGGATTTCCTGAAATTGGATATGGCCGTTTTTCAGCGAGTCTCATAGAAAGAGGATACAAAGTGGCAAGAGTAGAACAAACCGAGAATCCAGATATGATGGCACAACGAGTTAGCAATA TGATTAGACcaacaaaatttgataaagtagttaaaagagaaatttgtcAAATAACTTCTAAAGGTACAAGAGTGTACACTCCACAAGATATAGAACCATCTACAccgaattctaattatttattatcagtgATTGAAAAATGCCCATCTGGTTCTAACATATCTCATTATGGAGTCTGTTTCTTAGATACTACAATAGGAGATTTCTATCTTGGTCAATTTGAAGATGATCGATGTAATTCTAGATTATTAACTTTACTCGCTCATTATCCTCCAGTTCAT gTTGTTTATGAACGTGGTAATTTGTCTCAAAAAacgttacaaatttttaacaataatttagcAGCGTGTATTAAAGAATCACTTTTACGCGAATCTCAATTTTGGTCATCTTCAACTACATTAAAA aaTCTTCATGAaggagattattttaaaaaatcaaattccgAGTTTCAATGGCCTACAGGCTTACAATCATATCTtagtaaaa gtgATAGTTTAGGTTTAACTCCTGCTGAAGATAAAGAATTAGCAGTACATGCTTTAGGTGgatgtatatatttactcAAAGAATATCTACTTGAACAACAATTATTGGCACAAGGACGTTTTAAAACATATGTTCCTccagatttttcaaataaaacatttgaagCTTccaaatttgcaaataatatg GTTTTAGATGCTATcacgattaataatttgagaattttCGGGGAAGGTTCTCTTATAAAAACGCTAGATCGTTGTTGTACCGCATTTGGAAAaag ATTGTTGCGAGAATGGATTTGTAGACCATCTTGCCGAAAAGATGTTATAATTGAACGTCAAGAAGCTATACAAGAATTAATAGATCATTCAGAAGCAGTACAAACTACTCGTAGTATATTAGCAGGGCTTCCTGATCTTGAAAGATTATTGAGCAA gaTTCATGCTCAAGGAAATCCagcaaaacaaaataatcatcCTGATGGCAGAGCTATCATGTTTGAGGGGCAAACGTattcaaagaaaagaattatagattttattaccACTTTGAATGGTTTTGAAGatgtcttaaaaataattgctttGTTTGAAG atTTCTGTAGCACTTTAATAAGCAAATGTACTAAAGTGGAACCGGATGGTGAATTTCCTTCATTAAGAGAAtctttagattattttaag ACTGCATTCGACCATGAAGAAGCCAAAAAAGTAGGCTGTATTGTTCCAAAGAAAGGAGTCGATTCTGAATATGATTCCGTTTTAATGGAACTTgaggaaataaagaaagattcagaacaatatcttgaaaagcaaaaaaaacaCTTTGGCGTGAAAATCACGTTTCACGGTTCAGATAAAAAGCGTTATCAGATCGAGATTCCAGATTCTCAAACGAAAAAAGTTGGTGCTGGATTTGAACTTCAATCACAAAGAAAAGGATACAAACGTTATTACACTGCAGAGTCAaag gaaCTTTTAAGTCGACAAATAAATGCTGAAGAACATAGAGATAAAGTATTGAAGGATttaaatagaagaatatttgCACAATTTAgcgaaaaatatgatatgtgGAGTATGGCAGTTTATAAATTGTCTGTTCTAGATgttcttatttctttaacaGAATATGCTTTCAGTGGTGATATGTGTGTACCGGAAATTAATGATGGTACAAATGAAAAg atatttattgatattcgaGATGGACGACATCCATGTATTATTTCAGATACATTTATACCAAATGATACTTTATTAGCAACTGAGAATTTCGCTCCTTTTATGATTCTCACTGGACCAAATATGGGCGGTAAATCAACATTGATGCGTCAGGTTGCGCTTCTCACTATAATGGCACAAAtt gGAAGTTATGTTCCTGCAAGTTCCTGTCGTTTAACATTAGTAGATCGTATTTTCACGAGATTGGGAGCAAATGATGATATTTTAGCTGGTCAGAGTACATTTTTAGTAGAATTAAGCGAAACTTCTGCAATATTACAACATGCTACACCATATTCTCTCGTATTACTCGATGAATTAg gaCGTGGTACATCAACGTATGATGGTACGGCAATTGCTGCTGCAGTTGTAAATGcacttacaaaattaaattgtcgTACTTTATTTTCGACGCATTATCATTCTTTGGtagaagattataaaaataataagaaaattacattAGCTCATAtg GCATGCATGGTTGAAAATGAGGAACAAGATAAAGTATCTCAAGAAACagtaacatttttatacaaacTCAGTGAAGGAGCTTGTCCGAAATCATATGGTTTCAACGCTGCCCGATTAGGTGGTGTTCCAGCTATAATTACAAGTAGAGCACATGAGATTTCAAAGAAACTCGAACAAGAAACAAATCGAAAACACTTCTTTACTATTTTATGTAAAGCGAATGGTTCAACTATAAGGGATCTAATTGCTGCAATGTGa
- the LOC108000144 gene encoding mediator of RNA polymerase II transcription subunit 17: MAYSVNISVEAPIENQIQEITYDGQEIYQAPLTLSENLAKIAQKIDFSKTNGEDVKKELESGEKSEEDTKDSASFQSSLWPWDSVRNKLRNALTEVCVLADVLAIAKEKHYMVLDPVPQEPTEVKPMIQVYARKKALAGAASVIMMGADRLKNCQNELARNRSTPDFHIELLRLRQNWRLKKVSNSIIGDLSYRTAGSKFPQTGMFEVTKAEEEEKNSTSPPASPNASNNTSGQTHPPNSKASALRVTIPSELQGVAYIEVLCQKDQEDLCSANISLLNNSAHSSNADMHWQQKLEAAQNVLFCKELFSQLAREAVHLRAPIPHMVVGNQIMATVLPGIQLIIGLCHSTGNDKKPTAPPPHKSEHDHVLEHSLHQLLREVHHKNTHHPFPHPSSGPLGPSKRRCLAGPTAADRYELLEMTKSQTLLEQIIQQAQHYFMRLRTEYVLDTIAKEVKDPLIVSHWNALNSPTQSCVKINILTHGYDTVYRTSLVVHIGEKSLKCVCRDGRVMHMSYEPQELRDLIFCQIYQHQITAVQALAKCMGWQFLANSSHLGLGAVEPLGNASSCILASPIGDRMIAVRCEPQTGVQVAIAHSPRKDFFPGQLVRERKWENLGGSFKEVRWDKMEGKNFLNKMELLMASLTSS, encoded by the exons ATGGCGTATTCAGTGAATATTTCGGTAGAAGCACCGATCGAGAATCAAATTCAGGAAATCACTTATGATGGTCAAGAAATTTACCAAGC accCCTTACATTGTCCGAAAACTTGGCAAAAATCGCgcaaaaaatcgatttcagTAAAACTAATGGTGAAGATGTTAAAAAGGAATTAGAAAGTGGAGAAAAAAGTGAAGAAGACACAAAAGACTCTGCTTCTTTTCAGTCATCTTTATGGCCATGGGACAgtgttagaaataaattaag GAATGCATTGACAGAAGTATGTGTGCTAGCAGATGTTCTTGCAATAGCAAAAGAGAAACATTATATGGTTCTTGATCCAGTACCACAAGAACCAACAGAAGTAAAGCCTATGATACAAGTATATGCTAGAAAAAAAGCATTAGCTGGAGCTGCATCTGTTATTATGATGGGTGctgatagattaaaaaattgtcaaaatgaATTAGCTAGAAATAGATCAACTCCAGATTttcatattgaattattaagattaagacAAAATTGGCGtttgaaaaaagtttctaATTCAATCATTGGTGATCTTAGTTATAGAACag CTGGATCTAAATTCCCTCAGACAGGTATGTTTGAAGTTACGaaagcagaagaagaagaaaaaaatagtacaAGTCCTCCTGCATCTCCAAATGCTAGTAATAATACATCTGGTCAGACTCATCCTCCAAATTCTAAAGCATCTGCATTGAGAGTTACTATTCCAAGTGAATTACAGGGTGTTGCTTATATAGAAGTATTATGTCAAAAAG atcAAGAGGATTTATGTAGTGCAAATATTAGTTTACTTAATAATAGTGCACATAGTTCTAATGCAGATATGCACTGGCAACAAAAATTGGAAGCTGcacaaaatgttttattttgtaaagaatTGTTCAGTCAATTAGCAAGAGAAGCTGTACATTTACGCGCGCCTATACCTCATATGGTTGTTGGCAATCAAATCATGGCAACa GTGTTGCCTGGAATTCAGTTAATTATAGGACTTTGTCATAGTAcgggaaatgataaaaaaccaACTGCTCCTCCGCCTCACAAAAGCGAACATGATCACGTATTAGAACATTCTTTACATCAACTTTTACGTGAAGTTCATCACAAAAATACTCATCATCCATTTCCACATCCTTCTTCTGGACCTCTTGGACCCAGTAAAAGAAGATGTTTAGCTGGTCCAACAGCTGCCGATCGATACGAACTTTTAGAAATGACGAAAAGTCAAACTCTTTTAGAACAAATTATCCAACAGGCTCAACATTATTTTATGCGATTACGCACCGAATATGTGTTAGATACAATAGCAAAAGAAGTGAAAGATCCTTTGATTGTATCTCATTGGAATGCATTGAATTCTCCTACACAATCttgtgtaaaaattaatattttaacacatGGATATGATACTGTATATCGAACATCGCTTGTTGTTCATATAGGAGAAAAATCTCTCAAATGTGTGTGCAGAGATGGTAGAGTAATGCATATGAGTTATGAACCTCAAGAATTacgtgatttaatattttgtcag attTATCAGCATCAAATAACAGCAGTACAAGCATTAGCAAAATGTATGGGTTGGCAGTTTTTAGCTAATAGTTCACACCTTGGTTTAGGTGCAGTTGAACCTCTAGGAAATGCTAGTAGTTGTATTTTAGCTTCACCAATAGGCGATAg AATGATAGCTGTTAGATGTGAACCACAAACAGGAGTACAAGTTGCAATAGCTCATTCTCccagaaaagatttttttcctgGGCAATTagtaagagaaagaaaatgggaAAATTTAGGTGGCTCTTTCAAAGAAGTTCGGTGGGATAAAATGgaaggaaagaattttttaaacaaaatggaATTACTTATGGCTTCCTTAACAAGTTCCTAG
- the LOC108000149 gene encoding gamma-secretase subunit Aph-1 — protein sequence MTVMDFFGCAFLAFGPPLAMFTFTVAAEPIRIIILIASAFFWLISLLLSSILWYAVVPLQNHLAFGLVFSVLFQEAFRYLLYWVLRKAERGLDKVTTTHVADSRHVFAYVCGLGFGFMSGVFALVNVLADAVGPGTMGLRQGTEYFFVISAATTLCFILLHTFWGVVFFSALDRKNWGQVIWVVGSHLFVSCMTLLNVKEAYVATTLSAYVILMITTALAFKVAGGRPQSIVQCFSRQ from the exons ATGACAGTTATGGATTTTTTTGGTTGTGCCTTTTTGGCTTTTGGTCCACCATTAGCTATGTTTACATTTACTGTCGCAGCTGAAcctattagaattattatactaatagCCAGTGCCTTTTTTtggttaatttctttattgttgTCATCTATACTCTGGTATGCTGTAGTGCCATTACAAAATCATCTTGCATTTGGACTTGTATTTTCTGTATTATTTCAAGAGGCATTCag GTATCTCTTATACTGGGTACTAAGAAAAGCTGAAAGAGGGTTAGATAAAGTAACAACAACACATGTGGCAGATAGTAGACATGTATTTGCATATGTATGTGGTTTAGGTTTTGGTTTTATGAGTGGTGTTTTTGCACTAGTCAATGTCTTAGCAGATGCTGTTGGACCTGGAACAATGGGACTTCGACAAGGCACAGAGTACTTTTTTGTAATATCAGCAGCCACAACTCTTTGCTTTATCTTGCTGCATACATTTTGGGgtgttgtatttttttctgctCTGGATAGAAAAAATTGGGGACAAGTTATTTGGGTTGTTGGCTCACACTTGTTTGTGTCATGTATGACCTTGTTAAATGTAAAAGAAGCTTATGTAGCTACTACTTTATCTGCCTATGTCATTTTGATGATAACAACTGCACTTGCATTCAAAGTTGCAGGTGGCAGACCTCAAAGTATAGTTCAATGTTTTTCAAGACAGTAA